The DNA sequence GATCCGACGTGGCGCGACCTCACCCGCTGCCGAGAACGAGACGAATGCCGCGAGAAGGTGGTGCAGCTTGGGCTGCTAACGGAGTAGGCGCACGCCGTGTGCCGTAACAAGAAAGGCGGTCGGCACAACGCGTGTGCCTGCATCCATGTCCAGTTACATCCTGGCTCTCGACCAAGGGACAAGCTCCAGCCGCGCGATCCTGTTTGGGCACGATGGGCGGGAAGTCGCTCGGGCCCAGCAGGAGTTCCCGCAGATTCTTCCCGCGCCCGGAGTCGTCGAGCACGATCCGGAAGCAATCTGGTCTTCGCAGCTCAGTGTTGCCCGCGAAGCGCTCAAGCAGGCCGGCGCAGTGGCGACCGATATCGCGGCCATTGGCGTGACGAACCAGCGCGAGACGACCATTCTTTGGGAGCGCGACAGTGGTCGGCCAGTGGCGAACGCCGTCGTTTGGCAGAGTCGCGTCACCGCGCCCGAGTGCGATCGACTGAAAGCTCAGGGGCTGGAGCCCCTTTTCCGCGAAAAGACCGGCCTCGTCCTCGACGCTTATTTTTCGGGAACGAAGATCAAGCACTTGCTCGACGCCGACGCCAGCCTGCGTCGCCGAGCCGAGGCGGGCGAGATCCTGTTCGGAACGGTCGATACGTTTTTGATCTGGTGCCTCACCGAAGGTCGGCGGCACGTCACCGACGTGAGCAATGCCAGCCGCACTCTGATCTTCAATATCCACACGCTGGATTGGGACGACGAGCTGCTGTCCTTGCTCAACATCCCGCGCGCGATGCTGCCGGAAGTTCGCCCGTCTAGCGAGGTTTATGGTTCTGCGGCCGGCGAATGGCTCGGCGCCGAAGTGCCAATCGGGGGTTGCGCCGGCGACCAGCAGGCAGCCACGTTCGGCCAGGCCTGCTTTGATATCGGCGACGCTAAGAACACTTACGGCACC is a window from the Pirellulales bacterium genome containing:
- the glpK gene encoding glycerol kinase GlpK; the protein is MSSYILALDQGTSSSRAILFGHDGREVARAQQEFPQILPAPGVVEHDPEAIWSSQLSVAREALKQAGAVATDIAAIGVTNQRETTILWERDSGRPVANAVVWQSRVTAPECDRLKAQGLEPLFREKTGLVLDAYFSGTKIKHLLDADASLRRRAEAGEILFGTVDTFLIWCLTEGRRHVTDVSNASRTLIFNIHTLDWDDELLSLLNIPRAMLPEVRPSSEVYGSAAGEWLGAEVPIGGCAGDQQAATFGQACFDIGDAKNTYGTGCFLLLNTGSRPVASTSGLLTTIGWQLNGQVTYCLEGSVFIAGAAVQWLRDGMGIIRKSEEIGPLAASVPDAGGVVFVPALVGLGAPYWDPYARGAILGLNRGTTAAHLARAAVESMAFQSRDLIDAMRQDSGVKLSRLKVDGGASVNNALMQFQADLLDVPVLRPVVAETTALGAAYLAGLAVGYWENLQDVSNNWQLDREFVPAMSAVERERRYRQWQRAVERAKNWESPDSM